A single region of the Lathamus discolor isolate bLatDis1 chromosome 13, bLatDis1.hap1, whole genome shotgun sequence genome encodes:
- the CCDC40 gene encoding coiled-coil domain-containing protein 40 has translation MEAMEAEKGKETEERESVPLEDKEKVLPPAEGEASGATEEKPPETFSDKAECDSSPPELGDMEQPVTDRGNTPLPAGAPLQASALSVELSSCTESESAFEQFGALPSEHGDQNQEEEWQQHGAEESEIRRSEKTAEETEVVVLDPEHPLMRRFQAALKNYLTKQMEKVNLELQELRADTRKGKVQREELGVVLYGAQQQLAHLQLELEKSQDRRSEAAAARQQLEEELEGLRLTYKTMCQNTDDERRKVSAMQTQVESLALHFIYMQNMDEDMHHNILLMKKSTKKAEAEKLQAEVEKRKQDFLLDRLTRKAYELQEQIALLEAQFVAQAEDTKVTRQAVNEACMEVQAINMEKKRLMNYWNSSLAGMKQRDEAYVATQELLSKYSHDLKSLETDILGCSKSIRKEEEKNEMLVSTLSRSQNHTSTTKKLIAQCLSAQEALKIEFSTYNRILHETEQAISRTKMDQAAHLNELLLIIKDIEKGTKVKEQMENEIVAKLQDQLISNKATKHFSQLVAQLQRRKTDLELHFSKVENDTAQVILNTTHTTCRLAVLQKTLCELDKELNNIHNLVSCRQREITKCNLLAENKRRAISQYNKRLEEILFELGGQELGPLEIEINKLNKEIEECNSEVMTLQKNWLNQQKELVKLTCEQEEQIASLDMLKKQLTIMQQKKLRTENEIQQETKEQKDIEHHMKHMYNDLIKLNVLINKNNSSYKELQCSNIITENEFIRALKEAEKEAVEMQERHSQLSEEKERLLNSVVEAEHQIMLWEKKIQLTREMRAAVDSVTGEGEIPAMKIEIHRMQVRYSQLMKQQEKMIREMEACVSRREAVTVRGEGQKAADKKRFTKSDFQRKKEELVKKIMETQKSTQDCDKAILELESTQASLSAAVSQKQEEVCRLQAESDVLDSDSEHLRNEKRWNLLELVAHQTRQKHLQALKEGKYSPLCRSEQAWRNEQQKLQARLRTVHAIIGRVQQEHPEHQGTLQWLGRCVQSRLTPQEA, from the exons ATGGAG GCCATGGAagcagagaaggggaaggagaccGAAGAGAGAGAATCTGTTCCTCTGGAGGATAAAGAAAAGgtgcttcccccagctgaagGAGAGGCCTCTGGAGCTACAGAA GAAAAACCTCCTGAGACATTCTCGGACAAAGCAGAATGTGACAGTTCTCCTCCTGAGCTGGGTGACATGGAGCAGCCAGTGACAGACAGAGGAAACACTCCCCTTCCTGCAGGAGCTCCTCTGCAGGCATCTGCTTTGTCAGTGGAGCTGAGCAGCTGCACAGAGTCAG AATCTGCCTTTGAGCAGTTTGGAGCACTTCCTAGTGAGCATGGTGACCAAAACCAGGAAGAGGAATGGCAGCAGCATGGGGCTGAGGAAAGTGAAATACGCAGAAGtgagaaaactgcagaagaaacagaagtggtTGTCTTGGATCCAGAACAT CCTCTGATGAGAAGAttccaggctgctctgaagAATTACCTTACTAAGCAGATGGAAAAAGTGAACCTAGAGCTTCAGGAGTTG AGGGCAGATACGAGGAAGGGCAAAGTACAGCGGGAAGAGCTCGGGGTGGTTCTAtatggagcacagcagcagttgGCCCATttgcagctggagctggagaagagccAAGACCGCCGCTCAGAGGCAGCCGCAGCGCGccagcagctggaagaggaaCTGGAGGGCCTGAGGCTCACTTACAAGACCATGTGTCAGAACACAGATGATGAACGCAGGAAAG TTTCTGCGATGCAGACCCAGGTTGAAAGCCTGGCCTTGCACTTCATCTACATGCAGAATATGGACGAGGATATGCATCATAATATTTTACTTATGAAAAAGTCAACAAAGAAGGCTGAGGCAGAGAAGCTCCAGGCTGaggtggaaaagagaaaacag GACTTTCTCCTAGACCGCTTAACCAGAAAAGCATATGAGCTCCAAGAACAGATTGCTCTGCTTGAAGCTCAGTTTGTGGCCCAGGCAGAGGACACAAAAGTAACTCGGCAAGCAGTAAATGAG GCTTGTATGGAGGTACAGGCTATTAACATGGAGAAAAAACGACTGATGAACTATTGGAATAGTAGCTTGGCTGGAATGAAGCAAAGAGATGAGGCCTACGTTgccacacaggagctgctgag CAAATACAGTCACGACCTCAAGTCCCTAGAAACGGACATCCTTGGCTGTAGCAAATCGATcaggaaagaagaggagaagaatgAGATGCTTGTCAGCACCCTGAGCCGGTCACAGAACCACACCAGCACAACAAAGAAACTGATTGCCCAGTGCCTTTCAGCTCAGGAGGCCCTGAAGATTGAATTTAGCACCTACAATCGCATTCTGCATGAGACAGAGCAGGCCATCAGTAGGACTAAGATG GATCAAGCTGCTCATCTGAATGAGTTGCTGTTGATCATTAAGGATATAGAGAAAGGAACCAAGGTCAAAGAGCAGATGGAGAATGAAATTGTGGCAAAGCTTCAGGACCAGCTGATATCCAACAAAGCCACAAAGCACTTCTCACAGCTGGTTGCACAActtcagaggagaaaaacagatCTG GAGCTGCATTTTTCCAAGGTTGAGAATGATACGGCCCAGGTTATTCTGAACACAACTCATACCACCTGCAGGCTGGCAGTGCTCCAGAAAACACTTTGTGAGCTGGACAAGGAACTAAATAATATCCATAATCTGGTCAGCTGCAGGCAAAGAGAGATCACAAAGTGCAACCTCCTGGCTGAGAACAAGCGACGGGCCATCAGCCAATACAACAAGAGGTTGGAGGAGATTCTTTTTGAGCTGGGG GGGCAAGAATTGGGACCACTGGAAATTGAGATTAACAAGCTGAATAAGGAGATAGAAGAATGTAATTCTGAGGTGATGACACTGcagaagaactggctgaatCAGCAAAAAGAGCTGGTCAAGTTAACATGTGAACAGGAGGAGCAAATTGCCTCCTTGGATATGTTAAAGAAACAGTTGACCATAatgcagcagaagaaactgCGCACGGAAA ATGAAAttcagcaggaaacaaaagaacagaaagacatCGAACATCACATGAAGCACATGTACAATGACTTGATAAAGTTGAATGTGTTGATCAACAAGAATAACAGCAGCTACAAGGAGCTGCAGTGTAGCAACATAATCACAGAGAACGAGTTCATACGTGCTCTCAAG gaagcagaaaaagaagcagttgAGATGCAGGAGAGGCATAGTCAATTGtctgaggagaaggaaagacTCCTGAACAGCGTGGTGGAAGCAGA GCATCAAATCATGCTATGGGAGAAAAAGATCCAGCTGACAAGAGAGATGCGAGCAGCAGTGGATTCTGTGACAGGAGAGGGTGAAATCCCAGCTATGAAAATAGAGATTCACAGGATGCAA GTCCGCTACAGCCAGCTGATGAAGCAACAGGAGAAGATGATTCGTGAGATGGAGGCATGTGTTTCTCGTAGAGAGGCAGTAACGGTTCGTGGAGAGGGGCAGAAGGCTGCAGATAAGAAACGTTTCACCAAGAGCGACTTCCAGCGCAAGAAAGAGGAGCTGGTAAAGAAGATCATGGAGACCCAGAAG AGTACGCAGGACTGTGACAAAGCCATCCTGGAGCTGGAGAGCACCCAGGCCTCCCTCAGCGCTGCTGTCTCCCAGAAGCAGGAGGAGGTatgcaggctgcaggcagagtCTGACGTTCTTGATTCGGATTCAGAACATCTTCGGAACGAGAAGCGATGG aaCCTTCTGGAGCTTGTGGCCCACCAGACCCGCCAGAAGCACCTGCAGGCACTGAAGGAAGGGAAGTACAGTCCCCTCTGCCGCTCTGAGCAAGCCTGGAGGAACGAGCAGCAGAAACTGCAGGCCCGGCTCCGCACCGTTCATGCCATCATCGGTCGGGTCCAGCAGGAGCATCCTGAGCACCAGGGGACTCTGCAGTGGCTCGGCCGGTGCGTGCAATCCAGGCTGACCCCGCAGGAAGCCTGA